From the Pyrinomonadaceae bacterium genome, one window contains:
- a CDS encoding OmpH family outer membrane protein — translation MKVIRATAAVAFFVALTVASVSAQTRPAAGTGTQPRPAATPGPTAPSTVSVPDSKVALIDSSAFADEKQGIAKFVSALKRVNAEFQPRQTELQNLQQQIEKAKSDLQKAAPVQDAKVTQQQQDRIAVMETDFKRKGEDAQAAFNKRLEEVLGPIYEDIGKALDVFAKARGITLILDVTKVQGIVSAADAMDITRAFITEFNSKNPATASLTAPK, via the coding sequence ATGAAAGTAATTCGTGCGACAGCCGCGGTCGCTTTTTTCGTGGCATTGACGGTCGCTTCGGTTTCCGCGCAGACGCGCCCGGCCGCCGGCACCGGCACGCAACCGCGGCCAGCCGCTACCCCCGGGCCCACCGCTCCATCAACGGTCAGCGTCCCGGATAGCAAAGTCGCTTTGATCGATAGCTCGGCCTTCGCCGATGAGAAGCAAGGCATCGCCAAGTTCGTCAGCGCACTGAAGAGAGTGAATGCTGAGTTTCAGCCGCGCCAGACCGAGCTGCAGAACCTGCAACAACAAATCGAAAAAGCTAAAAGCGATTTGCAGAAGGCTGCTCCGGTACAGGATGCGAAGGTTACTCAACAGCAGCAGGACCGCATCGCCGTGATGGAAACAGACTTTAAGCGCAAGGGTGAAGACGCGCAGGCGGCTTTCAATAAGCGTCTTGAGGAAGTCCTGGGTCCAATTTACGAAGACATCGGCAAAGCGCTCGACGTTTTTGCCAAGGCTCGGGGCATAACCCTGATTCTGGATGTCACGAAAGTTCAGGGTATCGTGAGCGCGGCGGACGCGATGGACATCACGCGCGCCTTCATTACTGAATTCAACAGTAAGAACCCGGCCACCGCGTCGTTGACAGCGCCGAAGTAA
- a CDS encoding OmpH family outer membrane protein, with translation MKRILLPLLLVTISAAASAQTPGTTTSAPPQTAAVPRSKIAVIYSGAFQDAKEGITRFAATVTKLNAEFQPIQNELNQTAQRLNALQEEIKKMQGGTTPATPQQIQAKIEQFDTQKKAYDRKGEDARLNYQRRRGELLMPLQEDVGKALDVFGKANGITMIIDGTQVPLVYAADTIDITKAFIADYNRRNPATTAATPR, from the coding sequence ATGAAACGAATTTTGTTGCCACTTTTGCTCGTTACGATCTCAGCAGCCGCGTCTGCCCAGACGCCCGGCACGACCACTTCGGCCCCACCACAAACGGCGGCGGTACCGCGCAGCAAGATCGCGGTCATCTATTCCGGAGCCTTCCAGGATGCGAAAGAGGGCATCACCCGGTTTGCTGCGACTGTTACCAAACTGAACGCCGAGTTTCAGCCGATTCAAAACGAACTGAACCAGACGGCGCAAAGATTGAACGCCCTGCAGGAAGAGATCAAGAAGATGCAGGGAGGCACGACGCCCGCTACTCCGCAGCAGATTCAGGCGAAGATTGAACAGTTTGACACCCAAAAGAAGGCTTACGATCGCAAGGGTGAAGACGCCCGGCTAAATTATCAAAGACGCCGCGGCGAATTGCTGATGCCGTTACAGGAAGATGTCGGCAAGGCACTCGACGTGTTCGGCAAGGCGAATGGCATTACCATGATTATCGATGGGACTCAGGTGCCGCTGGTTTACGCTGCCGATACCATCGACATAACCAAGGCGTTCATCGCGGATTACAACCGCCGAAACCCGGCGACTACAGCAGCAACGCCCCGGTAA
- the fabZ gene encoding 3-hydroxyacyl-ACP dehydratase FabZ, which produces METVLDSEGIKKLLPHRYPFLLVDRIIELIPRTRVVGIKQVSINEEYFQGHFPGAPVMPGVLVIEALAQCGAILALREIENRDQKLVLFTGIKEARFRRPVVPGDTLVLEVTALRTGSRIQRMRGEAKVDGQICADAELTSVIADREP; this is translated from the coding sequence ATGGAAACCGTTCTCGACTCTGAAGGAATAAAAAAACTCCTCCCGCACCGCTATCCGTTTTTGCTCGTCGATCGGATCATCGAACTCATTCCCCGCACGCGCGTCGTCGGGATCAAACAAGTCAGCATCAACGAAGAATATTTTCAGGGCCACTTTCCGGGCGCGCCGGTAATGCCCGGCGTTCTGGTAATTGAAGCGCTCGCTCAATGCGGCGCGATCCTGGCGCTGCGTGAAATCGAAAATCGCGATCAAAAGCTGGTGCTCTTTACCGGCATAAAGGAAGCGCGCTTTCGACGCCCGGTGGTGCCCGGCGACACCCTGGTGCTGGAAGTGACGGCGTTGCGGACCGGCTCGCGCATTCAGCGCATGCGCGGCGAAGCAAAAGTCGACGGACAGATTTGCGCGGATGCCGAACTTACGAGCGTCATCGCCGATCGAGAACCGTAA
- the lpxA gene encoding acyl-ACP--UDP-N-acetylglucosamine O-acyltransferase encodes MSSPFMQSEKQSQSNQIHSSAIVSPRARIGDGCYIGPYVTIGDDVELGHGVRIDSHCVIDGRTRIGDETHIYPFVSIGLPPQDLKFAGEDTETEIGRRNRIREFVTIHRGTTGGGGITRTGDDCFLMAQTHIAHDCLIGNNVIMANAATLAGHVIVQDSANIGAYSGVHQFCRVGREAYVGGYSVVVKDALPFALTVGNHAKCYGLNKVGMRRRGYSRETMDALHHAFHLLLTAKLNTSQAVGRIRAEIGGIPEVEELIAFIETSQRGVVK; translated from the coding sequence ATGAGTTCTCCATTCATGCAAAGCGAGAAACAGTCGCAATCGAATCAGATCCATTCGTCTGCCATCGTCAGCCCACGCGCGCGCATCGGCGACGGCTGCTACATCGGCCCGTACGTGACGATTGGCGACGACGTTGAACTCGGCCACGGGGTGCGCATCGACTCGCACTGTGTGATCGACGGGCGCACGCGCATCGGCGATGAAACACACATTTATCCGTTTGTCTCAATTGGCCTGCCGCCGCAGGACCTGAAATTTGCCGGCGAAGATACTGAGACTGAAATTGGCCGCCGCAATCGCATCCGTGAATTCGTTACCATTCATCGCGGGACCACAGGCGGTGGCGGCATCACGCGCACCGGAGACGATTGCTTCCTGATGGCGCAAACGCACATCGCGCACGATTGCCTGATCGGCAATAACGTGATCATGGCCAACGCGGCAACGCTTGCGGGCCACGTTATCGTGCAGGACAGCGCCAACATCGGCGCGTACTCAGGCGTGCACCAGTTCTGTCGCGTCGGCCGTGAGGCCTATGTCGGTGGCTACTCGGTGGTGGTGAAAGACGCTCTGCCCTTCGCGCTCACGGTGGGCAATCACGCAAAGTGTTATGGCTTGAACAAAGTCGGCATGCGCCGGCGCGGCTACTCGCGTGAGACGATGGACGCGCTCCATCACGCCTTTCACTTATTGCTGACTGCAAAACTCAACACTTCACAAGCCGTTGGACGGATTCGCGCGGAGATTGGTGGCATCCCCGAAGTTGAGGAACTGATCGCGTTTATCGAGACTTCGCAACGTGGAGTAGTGAAGTGA
- the lpxI gene encoding UDP-2,3-diacylglucosamine diphosphatase LpxI (LpxI, functionally equivalent to LpxH, replaces it in LPS biosynthesis in a minority of bacteria.) — MKLGLIAGNGTFPFLVLEGAQKAGAQVAVAAIREETDPQIEKVSDNVTWVGVGQLGKMLRFFKKEGVDKAIMAGQVKHVQIFSSSIPDLRMVKMLLRLPRKNTDALIGAVANELASEGIELIDSTYFLQEHLPQPGSLTKRKPDERERGDIEYGLEVAHEIARLDLGQTIVVRDRACVAIEAMEGTDAVISRAGQLVRGRLTVVKIAKPGQDMRFDVPVVGLSTIQTMIEAGATCLCLTAGKTLMFERDQMRQLADKNKIAIVAV, encoded by the coding sequence ATGAAGCTGGGACTCATCGCGGGGAACGGTACATTTCCGTTCCTGGTCCTTGAAGGTGCGCAGAAAGCCGGCGCGCAGGTCGCGGTCGCCGCCATTCGTGAAGAGACCGATCCGCAAATCGAAAAAGTTTCGGACAATGTAACCTGGGTTGGTGTCGGCCAGCTCGGCAAGATGCTGCGCTTTTTCAAAAAGGAAGGCGTGGATAAGGCAATCATGGCCGGCCAGGTCAAGCACGTTCAGATCTTCAGCAGCTCAATTCCCGATCTGCGCATGGTTAAGATGCTTCTGCGTCTGCCGCGCAAGAACACTGACGCTTTGATCGGCGCGGTCGCGAATGAACTGGCCAGCGAAGGAATTGAGCTGATCGATTCCACCTATTTTTTGCAGGAGCATCTGCCGCAACCGGGGAGCCTGACCAAACGGAAACCTGACGAACGCGAGCGGGGCGATATCGAATACGGACTCGAAGTAGCGCACGAAATTGCGCGGCTCGATCTCGGCCAGACAATCGTGGTTCGCGATCGGGCGTGTGTCGCGATTGAAGCGATGGAAGGCACGGACGCCGTGATTAGTCGCGCCGGCCAACTGGTGCGTGGCCGGTTAACCGTCGTCAAGATCGCCAAACCCGGTCAGGACATGCGATTCGATGTGCCCGTGGTCGGCCTCTCAACCATTCAAACGATGATTGAGGCTGGCGCGACCTGTCTATGTCTGACCGCCGGGAAGACTCTGATGTTTGAACGGGATCAGATGCGTCAGCTCGCGGACAAAAACAAGATCGCGATTGTGGCTGTTTAG
- a CDS encoding peroxiredoxin encodes MALRLGDTAPNFTAQTTEGSIDFHEWIGDSWAVLFSHPKDFTPVCTTELGYMASIKPEFDKRNVKVMGLSVDPVENHARWSTDIADATGHAPNYPMIGDTDLAVAKLYDMLPASTSGTAEGRTAADNMTVRTVFVIGPDKKIKLMFVYPMGTGRNFDEVLRVIDSIQLTANHSVATPANWKDGDDVIIVPALNDEAAKEKFPDGWKTIKPYLRVVPQPNKKKSDTATAGS; translated from the coding sequence ATGGCATTACGTTTAGGAGATACGGCGCCGAATTTCACGGCCCAAACCACTGAGGGATCAATCGATTTTCACGAATGGATTGGCGACAGTTGGGCGGTTTTGTTTTCGCACCCGAAGGATTTCACCCCGGTTTGCACGACTGAACTCGGCTATATGGCCAGCATCAAGCCCGAATTCGACAAGCGCAACGTGAAGGTCATGGGACTAAGCGTCGACCCGGTCGAAAACCACGCGCGCTGGTCGACTGATATCGCAGATGCGACTGGTCACGCGCCGAATTATCCGATGATCGGTGATACCGACCTGGCCGTGGCGAAGCTTTATGACATGTTACCCGCCTCGACGTCCGGGACTGCTGAAGGGCGCACTGCGGCAGACAACATGACGGTGCGGACCGTCTTCGTCATTGGGCCGGACAAGAAGATCAAACTGATGTTCGTCTATCCGATGGGGACGGGCCGGAACTTCGATGAAGTTCTGCGCGTGATCGATTCGATTCAGTTGACGGCGAATCATAGTGTCGCGACGCCGGCGAATTGGAAAGACGGCGACGACGTAATCATCGTGCCGGCGCTGAACGACGAAGCGGCGAAGGAAAAATTTCCGGACGGTTGGAAGACGATCAAGCCTTACCTGCGCGTCGTTCCGCAGCCGAACAAGAAGAAGAGTGACACGGCCACGGCCGGCTCGTAA
- a CDS encoding medium chain dehydrogenase/reductase family protein: MRQIVTTGNGDVGVMRVEEAPDPKPGAGEVLIRVKAAGLNFADILARQGLYPDGPPKPCVMGYEASGIIEDVGEGVDRNLMGKAVIAMTRFKGQAELLVVSAAQVFAKPDALTFEAAAAIPVNYLTAWALLVTMGGLRKDEAILIHNAGGGVGLAALDIAKHIGARTIGTASPGKHEFLYQRGLDHAIDYRNQDWLPVLMDLTGGRGVELVIDPLGGPSWKKSYRALRATGRMGVFGMSVASASGIRGKLRAFKAIAQMPRFSPLGLMNRNKGVFGLNLGHMWREGEKVRDWTQEIMRGVAEGWIRPHVDRAFPFDQIADAHRHMEQRKNTGKVVLVP; the protein is encoded by the coding sequence ATGCGACAGATCGTGACCACCGGAAACGGTGACGTTGGAGTGATGCGCGTTGAAGAGGCGCCCGATCCAAAACCAGGTGCGGGCGAAGTCCTGATTCGCGTGAAAGCCGCCGGTCTGAACTTTGCCGACATCCTCGCGCGTCAGGGTTTGTACCCCGACGGCCCTCCCAAGCCTTGCGTAATGGGTTATGAAGCTTCCGGCATTATCGAGGACGTGGGCGAAGGTGTCGATCGAAATCTGATGGGTAAGGCCGTCATCGCAATGACGCGCTTCAAAGGTCAGGCCGAACTCCTCGTCGTTTCGGCCGCGCAAGTGTTTGCGAAACCTGACGCGCTCACATTCGAAGCAGCCGCTGCCATTCCAGTGAATTACTTAACGGCATGGGCGCTGCTAGTGACGATGGGCGGTCTGAGGAAGGACGAGGCCATCCTGATTCATAACGCGGGGGGCGGTGTTGGATTAGCGGCCCTGGACATTGCCAAACACATCGGCGCGCGCACTATCGGCACGGCCAGCCCCGGGAAGCACGAGTTTCTTTATCAGCGCGGATTGGATCATGCGATTGACTATCGCAATCAGGACTGGCTGCCGGTGCTCATGGATCTGACGGGCGGCCGGGGCGTGGAACTGGTTATCGATCCGTTAGGCGGTCCCAGCTGGAAGAAAAGTTATCGCGCCCTCCGCGCCACGGGTCGCATGGGCGTCTTTGGAATGTCGGTGGCTTCGGCTTCAGGAATTCGTGGCAAGCTGCGCGCCTTTAAAGCGATTGCGCAAATGCCCCGCTTTAGTCCGCTTGGACTGATGAACAGAAACAAAGGCGTGTTCGGTCTGAATCTGGGTCACATGTGGCGCGAAGGCGAAAAGGTGCGCGACTGGACGCAGGAGATCATGCGCGGTGTCGCTGAAGGCTGGATTCGCCCGCACGTCGATCGAGCATTTCCTTTCGATCAAATCGCCGACGCCCACCGGCACATGGAACAGCGTAAGAACACGGGCAAGGTTGTCCTCGTGCCTTAG
- a CDS encoding NAD(P)/FAD-dependent oxidoreductase translates to MKTFDVVVIGAGLAGLQCSRLLAAQGFRILLVDRKPTLAHSVHTTGIFVRRTLEDFKFPEDCLGPPVRHVTLYSPARRSMELSSPHDEFRVGRMGLLYERFLEHCLEAGVEWMPETRFTGLTDSEAGRVVHLEGRGSTHQVRTRLIVGADGANSRVARALGLDQNREWIVGIEEVLEDVPLDGPPRFHCFLDPRLSPGYLAWAVHDGEQVHVGVGGYSARFDPQEALEEFKGSLNGILDLRNARFVEKRGGRIPVGGVMRRIANEQGLLVGDAAGAVSPLTAGGLDPCMRLSTFAANEITNYLRTAGRCSLAKYSGEQFRARFISRLWLRRVLKTINQPALVELGCGVMRLPLLRSFAWHVFFGRNSFPDIDSTIAASPASELA, encoded by the coding sequence ATGAAGACTTTCGACGTAGTGGTGATCGGAGCCGGCTTGGCAGGATTACAGTGCTCGCGCCTGTTGGCGGCGCAGGGTTTTCGCATACTGCTGGTTGATCGAAAACCGACGCTCGCGCATTCAGTACATACGACCGGAATCTTCGTGCGGCGGACCCTTGAGGACTTTAAGTTTCCCGAAGATTGCCTCGGTCCGCCCGTGCGGCACGTCACTCTTTATTCGCCGGCGCGGAGGTCGATGGAGCTTTCAAGTCCGCACGATGAGTTCCGGGTGGGCCGGATGGGTTTGTTATACGAACGATTCCTGGAGCACTGTCTCGAGGCAGGCGTCGAATGGATGCCGGAAACTCGTTTTACCGGCCTGACTGACTCTGAAGCCGGTCGCGTTGTGCATCTTGAGGGCCGGGGATCCACGCACCAGGTGCGAACGCGTTTGATCGTGGGCGCTGATGGCGCCAATTCGCGCGTGGCGCGCGCCCTCGGGCTCGATCAAAATCGGGAATGGATTGTCGGCATCGAGGAAGTCCTCGAGGACGTGCCGCTGGACGGCCCACCGAGATTTCACTGTTTTCTTGATCCGCGGCTGTCGCCGGGTTATCTCGCATGGGCGGTCCATGATGGAGAGCAGGTACACGTCGGCGTCGGCGGTTATTCAGCGCGCTTTGATCCGCAGGAAGCTTTGGAGGAATTCAAGGGAAGTCTGAACGGCATTCTTGATCTGAGGAATGCGAGGTTCGTGGAAAAGCGCGGCGGGCGCATACCCGTGGGTGGCGTCATGCGACGTATTGCGAACGAGCAAGGTTTGTTGGTCGGAGACGCCGCCGGTGCTGTTTCCCCGCTGACGGCCGGTGGCCTCGATCCCTGCATGAGGCTCTCGACTTTTGCTGCTAACGAGATCACCAACTATCTACGGACGGCCGGACGTTGTTCTCTCGCCAAATATTCCGGTGAGCAGTTTCGCGCGCGATTCATCTCGCGTCTTTGGTTGCGACGCGTGCTCAAGACGATTAACCAACCAGCGCTGGTTGAATTGGGGTGCGGAGTAATGCGTCTGCCACTGTTGCGTTCGTTTGCGTGGCACGTCTTCTTTGGACGCAACTCGTTTCCGGATATTGACTCAACCATCGCGGCGTCACCCGCCTCCGAACTAGCCTAA
- a CDS encoding TPM domain-containing protein, whose protein sequence is MKTRHYVWLILAVLLGTALNSFAQTPQSPLPPPTGYVNDYVGAIDRTTKSELEATLTNLDRQQGIQFAVAVVETAGGQTIFDYSLAVARGWGLGSKDTQKPSLLLVVALKDRNAFTQISRHLEGDIPDGLAGQIQREKIIPAFRAGEYGRGIRDTIYEYIRTVARKQGFSTDKIFPAGTTSQPPVRAARPQTNRCMSIIVIGVIVIVVLALLAAARRGGRGGPGSGGGSGWLGWMVLSMLLSGRGGSSSSGWSGGGFGGFGGGGGGGGGGGGFGGFGGGGDFGGGGAGVSW, encoded by the coding sequence TTGAAAACGAGACACTACGTTTGGCTTATTCTGGCCGTGCTTCTGGGCACGGCCTTGAATTCGTTTGCGCAAACACCGCAGTCGCCACTGCCGCCGCCCACTGGCTATGTCAACGATTACGTTGGCGCCATCGATCGCACGACAAAGAGTGAACTGGAAGCGACGCTCACGAATTTGGATCGCCAGCAGGGAATTCAGTTCGCCGTCGCGGTCGTCGAGACTGCGGGCGGTCAGACTATCTTTGACTACTCGCTTGCCGTCGCGCGTGGCTGGGGCTTGGGTTCGAAGGATACCCAGAAGCCCAGCCTTCTCCTGGTTGTCGCTCTCAAAGATCGAAATGCCTTCACGCAGATCAGCCGTCACCTTGAAGGCGACATTCCGGATGGACTCGCCGGGCAGATTCAGCGCGAGAAGATCATCCCCGCCTTTCGTGCGGGTGAGTACGGCCGCGGGATACGAGACACGATCTACGAATACATCAGGACAGTGGCGCGGAAACAGGGATTCAGTACCGACAAGATTTTTCCTGCCGGAACCACCTCGCAGCCACCGGTTCGCGCGGCGCGTCCGCAGACGAACAGATGCATGTCGATCATCGTCATCGGCGTCATCGTGATCGTCGTACTCGCGCTTCTCGCCGCGGCGCGTAGAGGCGGAAGAGGCGGGCCCGGAAGCGGCGGCGGCAGCGGCTGGCTCGGGTGGATGGTCTTGAGCATGCTGCTCAGTGGCCGCGGGGGTTCAAGCTCGAGTGGCTGGTCGGGCGGCGGATTTGGCGGGTTTGGCGGGGGCGGAGGCGGCGGCGGTGGAGGCGGCGGCTTCGGTGGCTTCGGCGGCGGCGGAGATTTTGGCGGCGGGGGAGCCGGAGTTAGCTGGTAA